A stretch of DNA from bacterium:
AGGGCTTGGGAACTCTTGAGGTTCTGGAGACCTACGGGGAACTCCCCTGGTCCGGCGACGGGCAGGCCGGCTCGGGGCTGGAGGAGGTCTGTCTGCCATGCTCCGGGCCCGCCCTTGTCTCGGCGCCCCTGGCGGAGGGCGGTGAGGAGAACCTTCTTATCGTGCCCTTCCGCCTCCGGAACTTCAGGGAAGGTTACGTCGTGTTCGGGCTGGCGAAAAAGGGGGCGATCGGGGATGGCGATCTGCGGTTCGCCCTGGCCCTCTCGCGGCAGGCCTCCTCCGTATTGTACGCCGTTCACCTCTACCAGGAACTGGCCGACCTCCTCTTCGCCACCCTGGGAGCCCTGTCCTCGGCCATCGACGCCAAGGACCCTTACACCCACGGACACTCCCAGCGGGTCGCCGAATTCGCCGTCATGGCAGCCGGTCACATGGGCTACAACTCCAAGTTTCTCACCATGCTCAAGATCGCGGGGCAGCTCCACGACTTCGGGAAAATAGGGGTAAGGGAATATATCCTGGGCAAGGAGGGCAGGCTGGATGATGAGGAGAAGCTGGCCATGAACGAGCATCCGGTCATCGGCGCCCATATCCTCGGAAAGTTCAAATCCTTCGCGGAGATCGTACCCGGGATCCGGCACCATCACGAACGGTACGACGGCGGCGGCTACCCGGAAGGGCTCCGTGGCGAGGAGATCCCTCTGGTGGGCCGTATTATCGCTGTGGCCGACGCCTACGATGCCATGACAACCACCCGCCCCTACCGGGCCAGGCTCCAACACAAGGATGCCCTGGTGGAACTGAGGAGGTTCGCGGGTATCCAGTTCGATCCGGCTGTGGTGGAAGCGTTCATTGCGGCCCTGGGAGGCCCTCGGGGAACCCCTGAGACTCCTGGCGGTATTCGTGCGGAAAATGCTACACTGCTATAATCAAAAATCGAGTTAAATTAGAAGATTGATGGACTCGCAAAAAAGTCCATCAACGCGCCCCGCGCGGGGCGCCCAAATCAATGACTCACCGCGCCTGGGAGAGGCGCCCGGATCGATGACCGGCAATAGCAGCCGCGCCCGGGGAGGGCGCCCGGATCGAGTGCCAATGGCTGTGTGTTCGATCCGTGAGGGAACCGAAAACCA
This window harbors:
- a CDS encoding HD domain-containing protein — translated: MTRPVPIRSDLPLPRDELKGFFQELSQFTGLGISYFPAGSDQPYLIAGESTFCMQLKSTPEGARRCQASTGQILARCRADAGPEFDICHARMAEMAVPLRSAEGLDLGTVFVGHALIQGMSEEHKEHVRTLAGELGFASADRLIMEASRSPVYTRSRLEALGRFIREQLVEKARDRGAIEDTTEYLLQKYEELMFLYAVTESLAPDSGHKRALTVILDKGAQKVGAKWGTFLLADTEGLGTLEVLETYGELPWSGDGQAGSGLEEVCLPCSGPALVSAPLAEGGEENLLIVPFRLRNFREGYVVFGLAKKGAIGDGDLRFALALSRQASSVLYAVHLYQELADLLFATLGALSSAIDAKDPYTHGHSQRVAEFAVMAAGHMGYNSKFLTMLKIAGQLHDFGKIGVREYILGKEGRLDDEEKLAMNEHPVIGAHILGKFKSFAEIVPGIRHHHERYDGGGYPEGLRGEEIPLVGRIIAVADAYDAMTTTRPYRARLQHKDALVELRRFAGIQFDPAVVEAFIAALGGPRGTPETPGGIRAENATLL